In the Saccharococcus thermophilus genome, CTTCCTCCATATCCATCATTTTTAGAATAATCGGCCTGAAAAAATTAAGAAACCAAAACATACAGCATGGAACGTTATGATGATCGAAATGATATTGGTCATCTTATTTTTCTTCCAAAATTTAAATTGTTTATTCTTCCTTTCGAAATAATCAAAAGAAATAATCAACAATGCATGATAAAGTCCATATGCGATATAGTGAAGTTCCATTCCATGCCAAAGTCCCATTAATAAAAATAATAAGAAATATCCCATGTAAGAAATGGCATAGCGATTTTTGATCCATTTTTTCTTTGTCATGAATAATACAAATCGCATATATACATAATCTCTAAACCAAAATGATAACGACATATGCCATCTATTCCAAAAATCTTTAATATTTTTACTAATAAATGGAAGATTGAAGTTTTCAGGTGTTTTGATCCCCATTATATAGCTTACACCAATTGCAAATGCACTATATCCGGCAAAGTCGAAGAATAAATACAAACTATATGCATACATATAGAGAAAATTTGCAAGTGGTGTATGATCTTGAATAAAAGGCGTTTGTATGATCCGTTCGTTGATCATGTAAGCAATGATAAACTTATATAAAAATCCTAAAAAGATTTTGTTGATCCCTTGATATAACAGAAGGCGGTATTCTTCTTTTGTTGGGATGGTATCCATATCTTTTTTGAATCGTTTAAAACGATCGATTGGCCCTGATGATATCGTTGGAAAAAATAATAGAAAGGCCAATTGTTCCTTTACTGTCAATGTTTTAAGGACTCCATCCCGTATATCGATGATCATTTGCACCGTTTTAAATGTGAGATACGAGATTCCTAAAAATCCCACCAAATTTTTTATTTCAAACACCGGAAGTATTTTTGTCAAGAATAAAGGAACAATCGAAAGTAAAGTGACTAAATAAAATACATAGCTTTCATTTTTTTCTTTTCGGTAAGATACATACCATTGGACTAATAGGACTTGCCAAAAAATATACACCACCAAAGAAATCAATTGATGGATGTCAGATATAAAAACTAAAAGAAGAATGATACAATGAACAAACGAATAATATATCATGCTTCTTTTCTCTTTATATCCCAATACGATAATTGGAATAAGTAAAACACCAAGTATGATAAAAAAGTAAAACGATGAATATGGTATCATACTCCGACCTCATTCGCTATTTTTTTCCTGTCTACTTTCCCATTGTTTGTCATAGGCAAAGAAGATACGTATACAAATTTTTTCGGAATCATATACGTTGGCAACAGTTTTTGCAGTTCTTTCTTTAAATGTGCTGTTAATTGGTATTCTTTTTCAAATTCGTGTTCCCTTGGCACCACTACTGCCATTAAATATTGACATTTGTTATCTTTATAGATCGGCACAATCACCGCACTTTCCACTAAAGAAAGTTTTCTTAATTGCACTTCGATTTCTTCTAATTCCATTCTATAACCATTGAGTTTGATCTGAAAATCGAGTCTTCCGGCACAAAACAGCCATCCACTTTTTATATAACCGATATCACCTGTTCTATATGCCGGTTGATTATGATAGAGGAAGAATGATTTTTTCGTTAATTTTTCATTATTAAAATATCCTTTGCTTACGCTTTTACCTATAATGACGATTTCCCCTTTTTCACCTTCGCTTACCGCATTCCCGTTTTCATCCATCACCAGTATTTCAACATCTTTTTTTGGCGTTCCAACAGGCAGTGATGGATACTCATTTAAAATCGCTTCGGTTATTTCGATGCTAGTAACTGCAACCGTTGCTTCGGTTGGTCCATATGTGTTATAAATAACCGCATTTGGAAATCTTGTTTTTAGTTTGCGGGCTGTTTCGTTTGGCAACATTTCTCCGCAAAATAAAAATGTTTCCATGTGCGGCATCATTTTCTCCGAAAATTGTTGGTCCATTAGACACATTTCAACAAATGAAGGGGTAGAAGTCCAAACATTGATATTGGATTCCTTTAAAGATTGGAACAACCATTTAGGATTGGCAATTAAATCCTTCGAAATGGTCCATAATGTTCCTCCTAAATATAGACAAGGATACAAATCCATTACAGACAGATCAAAAGAAAAAGGTGCCTGATTTAAGAATCTTTGATTTTCTTTTAATCCGAAATCGGAAACCATCCATTCCACAAAGCTGGCTAAATTGTTATAGGTGATTTGAACCCCTTTTGGATTTCCAGTGCTGCCCGATGTATAAATAATATAAAAGTTTTGATCCCCTTTTACAAATAGCTCACTAGATGGCTGCTTTCCTTTATATGAAGCGATCGCATCTTCTATTTCATTATGTTCTAGCATTAATAAATGATCGTATAATTTTAGATTTGCCGGAATGCTGCCAGGCGATAAAAATAATTTTGCTCCCGAATCATCGATAATTTTTTTGACTCTTTCTTCTGGAATGCTCGCATCGATCGGAATATAAGCCCGGCCAGATTTCACCGATGCCAAAAAACATACTACCATTAGCGGTTCCATATGTCCATATACAATGACTGGCTCATTTCCTTTCATTTTTTCTGATATAAAAATGGATAGTGAGTTTGAATATTCTTCAATTTCTCTATACGTTAAATCGCTTCCACCAGAAGAAATGGCGACACGGTCAGGGTTTAATTGTGCCCATCTTTTTATTTTTTCATATAATTCCATTTGCATCCCCCTTATTTAAAATTCGTTATAAATATAAGTGCTTGAACTCGTCATTTTAAAACCATAAATCATTAACAAACCTAACAATATGAGCAAATAATACATCATTCTCGTTACCCAAAGTACATAAGGTAAGTTGAAAAATATTTTTAATTTTTTTATTAAAAATTCCATACTGCCCCTCCTATCTCAAAAAAATAATATACATATATTAAAATTAAAAATACATTAAAATAAAATAGAAGTTTATTTATTTCCTTATTTTTACAAAAAATTTTTGAATCATTCATATCGATGATGTATAAAAGTTTGTGTAAAGCATTTTGCTAGAACAAAAGAAAAAAGGTAGGGTATTCTCTGATTGGACCAAAAATCTTAGAGAAAGGAGTACCCTACCTATGTCTAAAAGAAGTATACCGAATGTCGACTGGGCAAATCAACTGGAAAGTGTCATTCGTCAGTTTGTGAAGGAAAAATTAGAGCTGATTATGCGGGAAGAAATCAAACATTTCCTCGAAATCGAACAGGCTGGAACGCCGAATATGAGAAACGGCTACTATCAGCGAAATCTAGATACGCAATATGGCCGGATTGAGGGTCTTTTGGTTCCAAGAGACCGAAACGGGGAATTTCAAACACAGTTGTTTGCCCCTTATCAACGCCACACCGGCTGGCTGGAGGAAGCCATCATTAGGATGTATCAAAGTGGCATGAGTACACGGGAAATTGGCAAGTTTATCGAACGAATTCTAGGAAATGCTTATTCTCCAGCGACGATCAGCCGTATTACCGATGTCGTGAAAGAAGACATCGAGAAATGGCACCATCGTCCACTATCCAAACGTTATTCTGTCTTATATTTGGACGGCTTGTACGTGAAACTTCGCCGCGATACGGTAGAGAAAGAAGTCATTTATGTGGTGTTAGGAGTGAATGAAGAAGGGTATCGAGAAATTCTGGATTTCTTC is a window encoding:
- the dltB gene encoding D-alanyl-lipoteichoic acid biosynthesis protein DltB — translated: MIPYSSFYFFIILGVLLIPIIVLGYKEKRSMIYYSFVHCIILLLVFISDIHQLISLVVYIFWQVLLVQWYVSYRKEKNESYVFYLVTLLSIVPLFLTKILPVFEIKNLVGFLGISYLTFKTVQMIIDIRDGVLKTLTVKEQLAFLLFFPTISSGPIDRFKRFKKDMDTIPTKEEYRLLLYQGINKIFLGFLYKFIIAYMINERIIQTPFIQDHTPLANFLYMYAYSLYLFFDFAGYSAFAIGVSYIMGIKTPENFNLPFISKNIKDFWNRWHMSLSFWFRDYVYMRFVLFMTKKKWIKNRYAISYMGYFLLFLLMGLWHGMELHYIAYGLYHALLIISFDYFERKNKQFKFWKKNKMTNIISIIITFHAVCFGFLIFSGRLF
- the dltA gene encoding D-alanine--poly(phosphoribitol) ligase subunit DltA, with product MELYEKIKRWAQLNPDRVAISSGGSDLTYREIEEYSNSLSIFISEKMKGNEPVIVYGHMEPLMVVCFLASVKSGRAYIPIDASIPEERVKKIIDDSGAKLFLSPGSIPANLKLYDHLLMLEHNEIEDAIASYKGKQPSSELFVKGDQNFYIIYTSGSTGNPKGVQITYNNLASFVEWMVSDFGLKENQRFLNQAPFSFDLSVMDLYPCLYLGGTLWTISKDLIANPKWLFQSLKESNINVWTSTPSFVEMCLMDQQFSEKMMPHMETFLFCGEMLPNETARKLKTRFPNAVIYNTYGPTEATVAVTSIEITEAILNEYPSLPVGTPKKDVEILVMDENGNAVSEGEKGEIVIIGKSVSKGYFNNEKLTKKSFFLYHNQPAYRTGDIGYIKSGWLFCAGRLDFQIKLNGYRMELEEIEVQLRKLSLVESAVIVPIYKDNKCQYLMAVVVPREHEFEKEYQLTAHLKKELQKLLPTYMIPKKFVYVSSLPMTNNGKVDRKKIANEVGV
- the dltX gene encoding teichoic acid D-Ala incorporation-associated protein DltX translates to MKKLKIFFNLPYVLWVTRMMYYLLILLGLLMIYGFKMTSSSTYIYNEF